A stretch of the Enterobacter mori genome encodes the following:
- a CDS encoding LysR substrate-binding domain-containing protein codes for MNSIFTEENLLAFTTAARFGSFSKAAAELGVTTSAISYTIKRMETGLDVVLFVRNTRSIELTESGFYFYRKATDLLNDFHAIKRGIDTISQGIEARVRICINQLLYTPRHTARLLQVLKKQFPTCQITVTTEVYNGVWDSIINNQANIAIGAPDTLLDGGGIDYTEIGAIRWVFAIAPEHPLAFVPEPIAESQLRLYPNIMVEDTAHTINKKVGWLLHGQEAILVPDFNTKCQCQILGEGIGFLPEYMAREAVEDGLLVTRRINNPRQDSRMLLATQHAATGQVTRWIKQQFGPAGVLTGIYSDLLWRA; via the coding sequence ATGAATTCCATCTTTACTGAAGAGAACCTGCTGGCCTTCACCACCGCGGCGCGCTTCGGCAGCTTCAGCAAAGCCGCCGCCGAGCTGGGCGTGACAACCTCCGCTATCAGTTACACCATTAAGCGCATGGAGACCGGGCTGGACGTTGTGCTGTTTGTCCGCAACACGCGCAGCATCGAGCTGACCGAGTCCGGCTTTTACTTTTACCGTAAGGCCACCGACCTGCTAAACGACTTTCACGCCATCAAGCGCGGGATTGATACCATTTCACAGGGCATTGAGGCGAGGGTGCGCATCTGTATCAATCAGCTTTTGTACACGCCTCGCCACACCGCCCGACTGCTGCAGGTGCTGAAAAAACAGTTTCCCACCTGTCAGATCACCGTCACCACCGAGGTGTATAACGGCGTTTGGGATTCAATCATTAATAACCAGGCCAATATCGCGATTGGCGCGCCGGACACGCTGCTGGACGGCGGCGGGATTGATTACACCGAAATTGGGGCTATTCGCTGGGTCTTTGCCATCGCGCCGGAACATCCGCTCGCCTTTGTTCCTGAACCAATAGCGGAGAGCCAGCTGCGCCTGTATCCCAACATCATGGTGGAAGATACCGCGCATACCATTAACAAAAAGGTTGGCTGGCTGCTGCACGGGCAGGAGGCGATTCTGGTCCCGGATTTCAACACCAAATGCCAGTGTCAGATCCTGGGGGAAGGGATTGGCTTTTTGCCGGAATACATGGCGAGAGAGGCGGTGGAGGATGGACTCCTGGTGACGCGACGTATTAACAACCCACGTCAGGATTCACGCATGCTGCTTGCCACGCAGCATGCGGCAACCGGTCAGGTCACGCGCTGGATCAAACAGCAGTTTGGACCAGCAGGTGTGCTGACCGGGATCTACAGCGACTTACTCTGGCGCGCTTAG
- the fdrA gene encoding acyl-CoA synthetase FdrA, producing MPTKIVIKKNTYFDSVSLMSVSTKANKLPGVEQAFVAMATEMNKGVLKNLGLLTPELAEAKNGDLMIVIKGDAANDETLAAIEALFTRKESTGSHEARYATIASAKTHRPDANLAVISVNGTFAAREARQALENDLNVMLFSDNVSLDDELALKQLAHQKGLLMMGPDCGTAIINGAGLCFANAVRRGPIGIIGASGTGSQELSVRIHEFGGGVSQLIGTGGRDLSEKIGGLMMLDAIEMLEADEGTQVIALISKPPAPAVAEKVLARARACRKPVVVCFLGRSEPPADEDGLQFARGTKEAALKAVLLTGIKKESLDLHPLNWPLIEEVRTRLTSQQKYIRGLFCGGTLCDEAMFAALEKFDDVYSNIQPDPARRLSDINVSKAHTFLDFGDDDFTNGKPHPMIDPTNRISRLLQEARDPEVGVIVMDFVLGFGAHEDPVGVMLDAIHEAQAIAKADNRPLEILGYVLGTDQDPQSLAQQCQRLTDAGVIWASSSTNTGLLAREFVCKGEKA from the coding sequence ATGCCAACGAAAATCGTCATAAAAAAGAATACGTATTTCGATTCGGTTTCCCTCATGTCGGTTTCCACCAAAGCCAATAAATTGCCGGGCGTCGAGCAGGCCTTTGTCGCCATGGCAACGGAAATGAACAAAGGCGTATTAAAAAACCTCGGGCTATTAACGCCGGAATTAGCGGAAGCCAAAAACGGCGACCTGATGATCGTGATTAAAGGCGACGCGGCGAATGATGAAACGCTGGCGGCCATCGAAGCGCTGTTCACCCGTAAAGAGAGCACGGGCTCCCATGAAGCGCGCTACGCCACCATTGCCAGCGCCAAAACCCATCGTCCTGACGCAAACCTCGCGGTGATTTCCGTGAACGGTACTTTCGCCGCCCGCGAAGCGCGCCAGGCGCTGGAAAACGATCTTAACGTGATGCTGTTTTCCGATAACGTATCACTTGACGACGAGCTGGCGCTGAAGCAGCTCGCGCACCAGAAAGGGCTGCTGATGATGGGGCCGGATTGCGGCACCGCCATCATCAACGGCGCCGGACTGTGCTTTGCTAACGCGGTGCGCCGCGGCCCGATTGGCATCATCGGCGCTTCCGGCACCGGCAGCCAGGAGTTGAGCGTGCGCATTCATGAATTCGGCGGCGGCGTGTCGCAGCTGATTGGCACCGGTGGGCGCGATCTGAGCGAGAAAATCGGTGGCCTGATGATGCTCGACGCCATTGAGATGCTGGAAGCCGACGAGGGTACCCAGGTGATTGCACTCATCTCCAAGCCACCGGCCCCCGCCGTGGCGGAGAAAGTGCTGGCCCGCGCCCGCGCCTGCCGTAAACCGGTGGTCGTCTGCTTCCTCGGCCGCAGCGAACCGCCCGCTGATGAAGACGGCCTGCAGTTTGCCCGCGGCACCAAAGAGGCGGCCCTGAAGGCGGTCCTGCTCACCGGCATCAAAAAAGAGTCCCTCGATCTGCATCCGCTCAACTGGCCTTTGATTGAAGAGGTGCGCACCCGCCTGACTTCGCAGCAAAAGTACATTCGCGGCCTGTTCTGCGGCGGCACCCTGTGCGATGAGGCGATGTTCGCGGCGCTGGAGAAATTCGACGACGTCTACAGCAACATTCAGCCGGATCCGGCCAGGCGCCTGAGCGACATCAACGTCAGTAAAGCCCATACCTTCCTCGACTTTGGCGACGACGACTTCACCAACGGCAAGCCGCACCCGATGATCGACCCGACCAACCGCATCAGCCGCCTGCTGCAGGAGGCGCGCGATCCGGAGGTGGGCGTTATCGTGATGGACTTCGTGCTGGGCTTTGGCGCACATGAGGATCCGGTGGGCGTCATGCTCGACGCTATCCATGAGGCGCAGGCGATCGCGAAGGCCGATAACCGTCCGCTTGAGATCCTCGGCTACGTGCTCGGCACCGACCAGGATCCGCAGTCGCTGGCGCAGCAGTGCCAGCGGCTGACCGACGCAGGCGTCATCTGGGCCAGCAGCAGCACCAACACCGGATTACTGGCACGCGAATTTGTCTGCAAAGGGGAGAAAGCATAA
- the nrdI gene encoding class Ib ribonucleoside-diphosphate reductase assembly flavoprotein NrdI, with amino-acid sequence MSGLVYFSSSSENTLRFIERLGLPAVRIPLNERERIQVDEPYILVVPSYGGGGTAGAVPRQVIRFLNDQRNRALIRGVIAAGNRNFGDAFGRAGDVISQKCGVPYLYRFELMGTQQDVENVRKGVNEFWQRQPQNA; translated from the coding sequence ATGAGTGGGCTGGTCTACTTTTCCAGCAGTTCGGAAAACACGCTCCGCTTTATCGAGCGCCTCGGGCTGCCTGCGGTGCGCATTCCACTTAACGAGCGGGAGCGAATTCAGGTAGACGAACCTTACATACTGGTGGTGCCCAGCTATGGCGGCGGGGGTACGGCGGGGGCAGTTCCCCGTCAGGTGATCCGCTTTCTCAACGATCAGCGTAACCGGGCGCTGATCCGCGGCGTTATTGCGGCGGGGAATCGTAATTTTGGCGATGCCTTTGGTCGCGCCGGGGATGTCATCTCTCAAAAATGCGGCGTGCCGTATCTCTATCGCTTTGAGCTGATGGGGACACAGCAGGACGTAGAAAACGTGCGTAAAGGAGTGAACGAATTTTGGCAACGACAACCGCAGAACGCGTAA
- a CDS encoding DUF1116 domain-containing protein yields the protein MTTLFNQPLNVINVGIAMFSDDLKKQHVPVTQLDWTPPGQGNMQVVEALDQLAEKPLAEKIAAANKIALERIIQSHPVLVGYDQAINVVPGMTRTTILHAGPPVSWENMCGAMKGAVTGALVFEGLAKDLDDAARLAASGDITFSPCHEHDCVGSMAGVTSASMFMHIVENKTYGNRAFTNLSEQMAKILRMGANDQSVIDRLNWMRDVLGPMLRDAMKIIGEIDLRLMLAQALHMGDECHNRNNAGTTLLIQALTPGLIQAGYPVAQQREVFEFVASSDYFSGPTWMAMCKAALDAAHGIEYSTVVTTMARNGYEFGLRISGLPGQWFTGPAQQVIGPMFAGYRPEDSGLDIGDSAITETYGIGGFAMATAPAIVALVGGTVDEAIDFSRQMREITLGENPNVTIPLLSFMGIPTAIDITKVAGSGILPVINTAIAHKDAGIGMIGAGIVHPPFSCFEKALLTFRDRYFL from the coding sequence ATGACGACCTTATTCAACCAGCCGCTGAACGTCATTAACGTCGGCATTGCGATGTTCAGCGACGATCTTAAAAAACAGCACGTACCCGTGACCCAACTCGACTGGACGCCGCCGGGGCAGGGCAATATGCAGGTCGTTGAGGCGCTCGACCAGCTGGCGGAAAAACCGCTGGCGGAGAAGATCGCCGCCGCCAACAAGATCGCCCTTGAGCGCATTATTCAGTCCCATCCGGTGCTGGTGGGCTATGACCAGGCCATTAACGTTGTGCCGGGGATGACCCGCACCACCATTCTGCACGCCGGTCCGCCTGTCTCCTGGGAAAACATGTGCGGCGCCATGAAGGGCGCGGTCACCGGGGCGCTGGTGTTTGAAGGGCTGGCGAAAGATCTGGACGACGCGGCAAGGCTGGCGGCTTCAGGCGACATCACCTTCTCGCCGTGCCACGAGCACGACTGCGTCGGCTCGATGGCGGGTGTGACCTCCGCGTCGATGTTTATGCACATCGTTGAAAACAAAACCTACGGCAACCGGGCGTTCACCAATCTCAGCGAGCAGATGGCGAAGATCCTGCGCATGGGCGCTAACGACCAGAGCGTGATTGACCGGCTGAACTGGATGCGCGACGTGCTCGGCCCGATGCTCCGCGATGCGATGAAGATCATCGGTGAAATCGACCTGCGCCTGATGCTGGCCCAGGCGCTGCACATGGGCGACGAGTGCCACAACCGCAACAACGCGGGCACCACGCTTCTTATTCAGGCGCTGACGCCGGGGCTGATCCAGGCGGGCTACCCGGTGGCGCAGCAGCGCGAGGTGTTTGAGTTTGTCGCCAGCAGCGACTACTTCTCCGGCCCGACGTGGATGGCGATGTGTAAGGCCGCGCTGGATGCCGCTCACGGCATTGAGTACAGCACCGTCGTCACCACCATGGCGCGCAACGGCTACGAGTTCGGCCTGCGCATTTCCGGCCTGCCGGGACAATGGTTCACCGGCCCGGCGCAGCAGGTGATTGGCCCGATGTTCGCGGGCTACAGGCCGGAGGACTCCGGCCTGGACATCGGCGACAGCGCCATCACCGAGACCTACGGCATCGGCGGCTTTGCGATGGCGACGGCTCCGGCGATTGTTGCGCTGGTGGGGGGGACGGTGGATGAAGCTATCGATTTTTCTCGCCAGATGCGCGAAATCACCCTCGGCGAAAACCCGAACGTCACCATTCCGCTGCTGTCGTTCATGGGCATTCCGACCGCCATCGACATTACCAAAGTCGCGGGCAGCGGCATTCTGCCGGTGATTAACACCGCCATTGCCCACAAAGACGCGGGCATCGGCATGATTGGGGCGGGCATCGTTCACCCGCCGTTTAGCTGTTTTGAAAAGGCGCTGTTGACCTTCCGCGATCGCTACTTTTTATAA
- the nrdH gene encoding glutaredoxin-like protein NrdH: MSIIIYTRNDCVQCHATKRAMESRGVAFEMVNIDLVPDAADTLRAQGFRQLPVVVAGETSWSGFRPDMINRLSAQATRA, from the coding sequence ATGAGCATTATTATTTACACTCGTAACGATTGTGTTCAATGCCACGCAACCAAACGTGCAATGGAGAGCCGTGGCGTGGCGTTTGAGATGGTGAATATCGACCTGGTGCCCGATGCCGCCGATACCCTGCGTGCGCAAGGTTTCCGGCAGCTTCCGGTGGTCGTTGCCGGAGAGACCAGCTGGTCTGGCTTTCGCCCGGACATGATTAACCGCCTGAGCGCGCAGGCCACCCGGGCATGA
- a CDS encoding DUF883 domain-containing protein, producing MFNRPNRNDINDDAQDIRNDVSQLADTLEEVLKSWGSDAKDEADAAKRKAQSLLRETRARMHGRSRATQAACDAVSCANTFVREKPLCALGTVAAVGIFVGALLSLRK from the coding sequence ATGTTTAACAGACCGAACCGAAACGATATTAATGATGATGCGCAGGACATTCGTAATGATGTCAGCCAATTAGCGGACACGCTAGAGGAAGTGCTGAAGTCCTGGGGAAGTGACGCGAAGGATGAAGCAGATGCCGCAAAACGTAAGGCTCAGTCTCTGTTGCGTGAAACGCGTGCCCGGATGCATGGTCGCTCTCGCGCCACGCAGGCTGCCTGCGACGCGGTGAGCTGTGCCAATACCTTCGTCCGTGAAAAACCACTTTGTGCACTGGGTACGGTTGCCGCCGTCGGTATTTTTGTGGGTGCCCTGCTCAGCCTGCGTAAGTAA
- a CDS encoding ankyrin repeat domain-containing protein, translating to MSANELVTEFLLAAEEGNSNALKACLEKGVDINATNRQKRTAVIIASLKKHYSCVELLIAAGADIDKQDQTCFNPFLISCLTNDLTLLRIVLPANPDLDRLTRFGGVGITPASEKGHVEIVRELLEKTDINVNHTNFVGWTPLLEAIVLNDGGAKQQEIVKLLLDNGANPHMTDKYGKTPLELAREKGFDAIAGLLLAAGA from the coding sequence ATGTCTGCGAACGAACTCGTTACTGAATTTCTGCTGGCGGCAGAAGAGGGCAATAGCAATGCGCTAAAAGCCTGTCTGGAGAAAGGCGTGGATATTAACGCCACCAACCGTCAGAAAAGAACTGCGGTTATTATTGCCAGCCTGAAAAAGCACTATTCCTGTGTGGAGTTATTAATTGCCGCCGGGGCGGATATTGATAAGCAGGATCAGACCTGCTTTAACCCCTTCCTGATTAGCTGCCTGACCAACGATTTAACCCTGCTGCGCATTGTGCTTCCGGCGAATCCCGATCTCGACCGCCTGACGCGCTTCGGCGGGGTGGGCATTACGCCTGCCAGCGAAAAGGGCCACGTGGAGATTGTGCGCGAGCTGCTGGAAAAAACCGATATCAATGTCAACCACACCAATTTTGTCGGCTGGACGCCGCTGCTGGAAGCGATTGTGCTCAACGACGGCGGCGCAAAGCAGCAGGAGATCGTCAAGCTGCTGCTGGACAACGGTGCAAACCCGCACATGACCGACAAATACGGCAAAACCCCGCTCGAGCTGGCGCGTGAAAAAGGCTTCGATGCGATAGCCGGCCTGCTGCTGGCGGCAGGCGCATAA
- the stpA gene encoding DNA-binding protein StpA, with protein sequence MSLTLQNLNNIRTLRAMARELSVDILEEMLEKVRIVVEEKQHEQSELEQQRAEQQDKINALLERMKADGISPSDLLGTERVQAGKPAKKRKVREAKYRFIDMNGEEKTWTGQGRTPKPIANALANGKTLDDFLI encoded by the coding sequence ATGTCTTTGACGTTACAGAATCTTAATAATATCCGTACGCTGCGTGCAATGGCACGTGAATTATCCGTCGACATTCTTGAAGAAATGCTGGAGAAGGTCAGGATCGTTGTTGAAGAAAAACAACACGAACAGTCGGAATTGGAGCAGCAACGTGCAGAGCAGCAGGATAAAATTAATGCGTTGCTGGAACGGATGAAAGCCGACGGTATTTCACCTTCCGATCTGCTCGGTACTGAACGCGTGCAGGCGGGCAAACCGGCGAAAAAACGCAAAGTGCGTGAAGCGAAATATCGCTTTATTGATATGAATGGCGAAGAGAAAACGTGGACCGGCCAGGGCCGCACGCCAAAGCCAATTGCCAATGCGCTGGCAAATGGTAAAACACTGGATGATTTCCTGATTTAA
- a CDS encoding xanthine permease: MKNMKLEWKRGDWAAYFGLMTNNLTNLLTMMGLLIFVVGIPKEIVYGRIAPAFGLAVLVASLCYTWFGLQMARATGRTDVTALPSGPSAPSIFTVTFLVLMPVYQQTGDADFAIQIGLVWCFVEAMILAGGSFLGETIRKMIPRTVLLSCLSGLGLLLLAMNPMLQAFEAPTVSFIVLLLIFINWFGKKPIFARIPTGLLLLIAGTALAWISGLQSPDAIKASMSSFGFNPPEVHVDSFMQGLPHALPYLASAVPLGLANYIFDLENIESAHAAGDEYPTRKVMLANGLASMLGCLMGNPFPVTVYVGHPGWKAMGASIGYTLASGVTMFIVPLFGLGAFMLAIIPMTAIVPILVFIGVVTANQVVRETPKVEVPVIFICLFPWIANWALTMMNSVMSAAGTSAGKIGTDVLHSKGIYYEGLMHLGNGAPLASMLWGCIAIFAIINKPLRGAIAAAGGALLALFGVIHAPVVGFAEGSSLMFMTAYLMMGGMFVVKHFLDSREAASAEITVAKENV, translated from the coding sequence ATGAAAAACATGAAACTGGAGTGGAAAAGAGGTGACTGGGCGGCGTATTTCGGGTTGATGACCAACAACCTGACCAATTTGCTGACCATGATGGGGTTGCTCATTTTTGTCGTCGGCATCCCGAAGGAGATTGTTTATGGACGCATTGCACCGGCCTTCGGGCTGGCGGTGCTGGTGGCGAGTCTTTGCTATACGTGGTTTGGCCTGCAAATGGCGCGCGCCACCGGACGAACGGACGTCACCGCGCTGCCGTCCGGCCCGAGCGCGCCGTCAATTTTTACCGTGACCTTCCTGGTCTTAATGCCGGTTTATCAGCAAACGGGCGATGCGGATTTCGCGATCCAGATTGGCCTGGTGTGGTGCTTCGTGGAGGCGATGATCCTCGCTGGCGGTTCGTTTTTAGGGGAAACCATCCGCAAGATGATCCCGCGCACCGTGCTGCTGTCGTGCCTCTCCGGCCTGGGCCTGCTGCTGCTGGCGATGAACCCCATGCTGCAGGCGTTCGAAGCGCCCACCGTGTCGTTTATCGTCCTGCTGCTGATCTTCATTAACTGGTTCGGTAAAAAGCCGATCTTCGCCCGTATCCCGACCGGCCTGCTGTTGCTGATTGCCGGTACGGCATTAGCGTGGATCTCCGGCCTGCAAAGCCCGGATGCGATTAAAGCGTCCATGTCCTCCTTCGGCTTTAACCCGCCGGAAGTGCACGTGGACAGCTTTATGCAGGGGCTGCCGCACGCGCTGCCGTATCTGGCCTCTGCCGTACCGCTGGGGCTGGCGAACTACATCTTTGACCTGGAGAACATCGAAAGCGCCCACGCGGCGGGGGATGAGTACCCGACCCGCAAGGTCATGCTGGCGAACGGTCTGGCCTCCATGCTCGGCTGCCTGATGGGGAACCCGTTCCCGGTCACCGTCTATGTCGGTCATCCTGGCTGGAAAGCGATGGGCGCCAGCATCGGCTACACGCTGGCTTCCGGCGTGACCATGTTCATCGTGCCGCTGTTCGGGCTGGGAGCCTTTATGCTCGCCATCATTCCGATGACCGCCATCGTGCCGATTCTGGTGTTTATCGGCGTCGTCACCGCCAACCAGGTGGTGAGGGAAACGCCCAAAGTGGAGGTGCCTGTGATCTTTATTTGCCTGTTCCCGTGGATCGCCAACTGGGCGCTGACCATGATGAACAGCGTGATGAGCGCCGCAGGCACCAGCGCGGGGAAAATCGGCACCGACGTGCTGCACAGCAAAGGGATCTACTACGAAGGGCTGATGCATCTCGGTAACGGTGCACCGCTCGCCAGCATGCTCTGGGGCTGTATCGCCATCTTCGCCATTATTAACAAACCGCTGCGCGGGGCTATCGCTGCTGCCGGTGGGGCGCTGCTGGCGCTGTTTGGTGTGATCCATGCGCCGGTGGTGGGCTTTGCCGAAGGCAGTTCGCTGATGTTCATGACGGCCTACCTGATGATGGGCGGCATGTTTGTGGTGAAGCATTTCCTCGATAGCCGGGAAGCGGCGAGCGCTGAAATTACTGTTGCGAAGGAAAACGTATGA
- the alaE gene encoding L-alanine exporter AlaE: MFSPQSRLRHAVADTFAMVVYCSVVNMLIEIFLSGMTFEQSLSSRLVAIPVNIVIAWPYGLYRDVIMRFARRISPAGWVKNLADVLAYVTFQSPVYVAILLTVGADWHQIAAAVSSNIVVSMLMGAVYGYFLDYCRRLFKVSQYSQAKA; this comes from the coding sequence ATGTTCTCACCGCAATCACGCCTGCGCCATGCGGTAGCGGATACCTTCGCGATGGTAGTCTACTGTTCCGTCGTCAACATGCTGATTGAAATATTCCTCTCCGGAATGACCTTCGAGCAGTCACTTTCATCTCGTCTGGTGGCCATCCCGGTCAACATCGTTATTGCCTGGCCTTACGGATTATATCGCGATGTGATTATGCGCTTTGCCCGTCGCATTAGCCCGGCAGGTTGGGTTAAAAATCTGGCCGACGTGCTGGCGTATGTCACATTCCAGTCCCCGGTTTATGTGGCTATTCTGCTGACTGTGGGCGCAGACTGGCATCAAATCGCGGCGGCGGTCAGCTCAAATATCGTTGTTTCGATGTTGATGGGTGCGGTCTACGGCTACTTTCTCGACTACTGCCGCCGTCTGTTTAAAGTCAGCCAGTACAGCCAGGCGAAAGCATGA
- a CDS encoding DUF2002 family protein: MYLRPDEVARVLEKEGFTMDEVTSKAYGYRRGENYVYVNREARMGRTALIIHPTLKDRSLSFAEPASDIKTCDHYQQFPLYLGGETHEHYGIPHGFSSRMALERFLKGLFGDIQ; the protein is encoded by the coding sequence ATGTATTTACGACCCGATGAGGTGGCGCGCGTTCTTGAAAAAGAGGGATTCACCATGGATGAGGTGACATCTAAAGCGTATGGATATCGCCGTGGCGAGAATTATGTTTACGTGAACCGTGAAGCGAGAATGGGGCGCACCGCTCTCATTATTCACCCGACCCTGAAAGACAGAAGTTTGTCCTTTGCTGAGCCTGCCTCGGATATTAAAACCTGCGATCATTATCAGCAATTTCCGCTCTATTTAGGCGGTGAGACGCATGAGCATTATGGTATTCCGCACGGTTTCAGTTCACGTATGGCGCTGGAGCGTTTTCTGAAGGGACTGTTTGGCGACATTCAGTAA
- a CDS encoding carbamate kinase family protein — translation MKELMVVAIGGNSIIKDNASQSVEHQAQAVKAVADSVLEMLASDYDIVLTHGNGPQVGLDLRRAEIAHEREGLPLTPLANCVADTQGGIGYLIQQALNNRLAARGEQKAVTVVTQVEVDKNDPGFTHPTKPIGAFFSEAQRDELQQAHPDWHFVEDSGRGYRRVVASPQPLRIVEADAIKTLTQKGFVVIGAGGGGIPVVRSEQGDYQSVDAVIDKDLSTALLAREIRADVLVITTGVEKVCINFGKPNQQALDHVNVAQMTRYMDEGHFPAGSMLPKIVASLEFLKHGGRRVIITSPDCLPAALRGETGTHIVNEGR, via the coding sequence ATGAAAGAGCTCATGGTCGTCGCCATCGGCGGCAACAGCATTATCAAAGACAACGCCAGCCAGTCGGTTGAACATCAGGCGCAGGCGGTGAAAGCGGTGGCAGACTCCGTGCTGGAAATGCTGGCCTCCGACTATGACATCGTGCTCACCCACGGCAACGGCCCTCAGGTGGGGCTGGATCTGCGCCGTGCCGAAATCGCCCACGAGCGGGAAGGGCTGCCGCTGACCCCGCTGGCAAACTGCGTGGCGGATACGCAGGGCGGCATCGGTTACCTGATCCAGCAGGCGCTCAATAACCGGCTGGCCGCACGCGGTGAGCAAAAAGCGGTCACGGTCGTCACGCAGGTCGAAGTCGATAAAAACGATCCCGGCTTTACGCACCCCACGAAACCGATCGGCGCGTTCTTCAGCGAGGCGCAGCGCGACGAGTTGCAGCAAGCGCACCCGGACTGGCATTTTGTTGAGGACTCAGGCCGGGGATATCGTCGCGTGGTGGCTTCACCCCAGCCGCTACGCATCGTTGAGGCCGACGCCATCAAAACGCTGACGCAAAAAGGCTTCGTGGTGATCGGCGCGGGTGGCGGAGGCATTCCCGTGGTTCGCAGTGAGCAGGGCGACTACCAGAGCGTCGACGCGGTGATTGATAAAGATCTCTCCACCGCGCTGCTGGCGCGCGAGATCCGCGCCGACGTGCTGGTGATCACCACCGGCGTGGAGAAGGTGTGCATTAACTTCGGCAAGCCAAACCAGCAGGCGCTGGACCACGTCAACGTGGCGCAGATGACGCGTTATATGGATGAAGGCCACTTCCCGGCGGGCAGCATGCTGCCGAAAATCGTCGCCTCGCTGGAATTTTTAAAACACGGCGGCAGGCGGGTGATCATCACCTCGCCGGACTGCCTGCCCGCGGCGCTGCGCGGAGAAACCGGCACCCATATCGTTAATGAAGGAAGATAA
- a CDS encoding YqaE/Pmp3 family membrane protein: MGFWRVVFTIILPPLGVLLGKGFGWAFIINILLTLLGYFPGLIHAFWVQTKS, encoded by the coding sequence ATGGGTTTTTGGCGTGTTGTTTTTACGATCATCCTTCCGCCGCTGGGCGTATTACTGGGTAAAGGTTTTGGCTGGGCGTTTATTATTAATATCCTTTTGACCCTGCTGGGCTACTTCCCGGGTCTTATTCACGCGTTTTGGGTGCAAACCAAAAGCTAA